The proteins below come from a single Candidatus Planktophila dulcis genomic window:
- the lspA gene encoding signal peptidase II: MRRLFATAWTIWLFDFATKTWALASLSSEPRKILGSFLQFTLVHNPGAAFSIATGFTLAFSLLALAVVVAVIYFAPKITSGGWQLTIGLLLGGVLGNLTDRIFREPSFLNGHVIDWIQIPSWPVFNIADSAICVAAFIAFVLSLRNVPPITRVG; encoded by the coding sequence GTGCGCCGATTGTTCGCAACTGCGTGGACTATCTGGCTCTTTGATTTTGCAACAAAGACGTGGGCCCTAGCTTCGCTCTCATCTGAACCTCGAAAGATACTTGGTTCTTTTCTTCAATTTACTCTGGTTCATAATCCTGGTGCAGCATTTAGCATTGCTACAGGATTCACTCTCGCTTTCTCACTTCTAGCTCTCGCAGTCGTAGTTGCCGTCATTTACTTCGCACCTAAGATCACATCAGGTGGATGGCAGCTCACTATTGGCCTTCTTCTTGGGGGAGTTCTTGGCAATCTCACCGATCGCATCTTCCGTGAGCCATCATTTTTAAACGGTCATGTGATTGATTGGATTCAAATACCCTCTTGGCCCGTCTTTAACATTGCAGATAGCGCTATTTGTGTTGCTGCTTTCATCGCCTTTGTCTTATCGCTGAGAAATGTCCCACCCATTACACGGGTAGGGTAG
- the dnaE gene encoding DNA polymerase III subunit alpha, translating into MSSEDFSASRASTQDSFVHLHVHTEYSMLDGAARVGDLVNEVARQEMPAIAMTDHGNVFGAFDFYKQATKAGVKPIIGIEAYVAPESRFDKKRVQWADGGEDDVSGGGAYTHMTILAENNVGLANLYKLSSLASLEGYYYKPRMDRELISRHADGLIATTGCPGGEIQTRLRMGNYKEAMRAASDYRDIFGADNFFLELMDHQIDIETRVKDDLLKLAKELKLPLLATNDLHYTRYEDAAAHAALLCVQSGSTLADPKRFKFDNDEFYLKTPAQMRELFKDIPESCDNTLLIAERCNVTLRENENLLPAFGVPEGETEDSWLRKESVRGLLEKMGDRATEEYRTRLQYELDVMVKMGFPGYFLVVADLVGHAKKVGIRVGPGRGSAAGSLVAYSLGITGLDPIEHGLLFERFLNPERISMPDIDLDFDERRRSEMIRYATEKYGEDRVAQIITYGTIKSKQSLKDATRVLGFPYAIGEKLTKALPPSVMGKDITLSGIFDSGDTRHGEAGEFRQLYETDPDSKRVVDLAKGLEGLKRQWGVHAAGVILSREPLLDVIPIHRREADGAIITQFDMGACEATGLLKMDFLGLRNLSVLDDALLNIKANKDIDVVLEDLPLSDQKTFELLSRGDTLGVFQLDGGPMRALLRSMSPDSFADISAVIALYRPGPMGENSHNNYADRKNGRKPVEPIHPELSEPLQEILGSTYGLIVYQEQVMAIAQKVAGFTLGRADLLRKAMGKKNKEILDKEYIPFEAGMKENGFSVSAIKRLWEVLIPFSDYAFNRAHSAGYGVVSFWTAYLKANYPTEYMAALLTSVRDDKDKSALYLSECRRMGIKVLPPDVNESDAEYTPRGVDIRFGLAAIRNVGEGVVASVKASRASKGAFTSFGDFLAKVDANVCNKKTIESLIKAGAFDSLEHPRKGLMAIHLEAIDSVIETKRAEAIGQFDLFGGDSISQVASLDIEIPATEWDKSTLLTFEREMLGLYVSDHPLLGVEHVLRSHTDMTISQLLEDGPQDGMVTIGGLITGIQRKVSRQGASWAVVNVEDLEGAIEVLFFSNTYNQYALSLTEDRVVVVRGRFSRTDEQVRFTALEMKMPDISAAPMGPLLISLPAAQVTPPIVDRIKEILRSHPGKREVHLQVIDQQKSTTMKIDALVTSSPSLSADLKAILGPDCLVRI; encoded by the coding sequence ATGTCATCTGAAGATTTTTCAGCTTCACGGGCATCGACGCAAGACTCTTTTGTACATCTTCATGTGCATACCGAGTACTCGATGCTCGATGGTGCCGCGCGCGTTGGAGATCTGGTAAATGAAGTAGCTCGCCAAGAAATGCCGGCGATTGCGATGACAGATCACGGAAATGTTTTCGGAGCATTTGATTTCTATAAGCAGGCGACAAAAGCAGGCGTTAAACCCATCATCGGAATCGAAGCCTATGTAGCACCTGAATCACGTTTTGATAAGAAGCGTGTGCAGTGGGCTGATGGCGGAGAAGATGATGTCTCTGGTGGCGGTGCATATACCCACATGACGATTTTGGCTGAGAATAATGTCGGCCTTGCCAATCTCTACAAATTATCTTCCCTTGCATCCCTTGAAGGTTATTACTACAAGCCACGTATGGATCGCGAGCTCATCTCGCGCCATGCTGATGGATTGATTGCAACAACAGGATGTCCTGGCGGTGAGATTCAAACTCGCCTTCGCATGGGCAATTACAAAGAGGCCATGCGAGCAGCAAGTGATTACCGAGACATATTCGGTGCCGATAACTTCTTCCTAGAGCTGATGGATCACCAGATTGATATCGAAACTCGCGTTAAGGATGATCTCCTCAAGTTGGCTAAAGAACTCAAGCTTCCATTGCTTGCAACTAACGATCTTCACTACACGCGATATGAAGATGCTGCAGCTCACGCTGCCCTGCTCTGCGTGCAATCAGGTTCCACTTTGGCAGATCCCAAGCGCTTTAAATTCGATAATGATGAGTTCTATCTCAAGACCCCTGCGCAGATGCGCGAGCTCTTTAAAGATATCCCTGAATCATGCGATAACACGCTGCTGATTGCTGAACGTTGTAACGTCACACTTCGCGAAAATGAGAACTTGCTTCCAGCATTTGGAGTTCCTGAAGGGGAGACCGAAGATTCTTGGCTACGTAAAGAATCGGTGCGCGGACTCCTTGAGAAGATGGGCGATAGAGCAACTGAGGAATATCGCACGCGTTTGCAATATGAACTCGATGTCATGGTCAAGATGGGCTTTCCTGGTTACTTCCTTGTTGTGGCAGACCTTGTGGGACATGCAAAGAAGGTGGGAATTCGCGTTGGTCCAGGTCGAGGATCAGCAGCAGGATCTCTTGTTGCATATTCATTAGGAATTACAGGACTTGATCCGATTGAGCATGGACTCTTGTTTGAGCGATTCCTTAATCCAGAACGTATTTCAATGCCTGATATCGACCTCGACTTCGATGAACGTCGCCGCTCAGAAATGATTCGTTATGCGACAGAGAAATATGGTGAGGACCGTGTTGCACAGATCATTACCTACGGAACGATTAAATCTAAGCAATCTCTGAAAGATGCAACGCGCGTTCTTGGTTTTCCATACGCTATTGGTGAGAAGTTAACGAAAGCCCTTCCACCATCTGTCATGGGTAAAGACATCACTTTGTCTGGAATCTTTGACTCTGGGGATACACGCCATGGTGAAGCAGGCGAATTCCGCCAACTCTACGAAACTGATCCTGACTCCAAGCGCGTTGTTGATTTAGCTAAGGGCCTTGAAGGCCTCAAGCGTCAATGGGGAGTGCATGCTGCTGGTGTCATTCTCTCTCGTGAGCCACTTCTTGATGTGATTCCCATCCATCGCCGTGAAGCAGATGGCGCCATCATCACGCAATTTGATATGGGCGCATGTGAAGCAACAGGGTTGCTCAAGATGGACTTCCTAGGGCTTCGCAACCTCTCTGTTCTCGATGATGCACTGCTTAATATCAAGGCGAATAAAGATATTGATGTAGTCCTTGAAGATTTGCCACTCAGTGATCAAAAGACATTCGAACTTCTCTCTCGCGGTGACACACTCGGAGTCTTTCAGCTCGACGGTGGACCGATGCGCGCACTTCTGCGCAGCATGTCACCTGACTCTTTTGCAGATATCTCAGCTGTGATTGCTCTCTATCGCCCGGGACCTATGGGTGAGAATTCACATAATAACTATGCAGATCGTAAGAATGGTCGCAAACCCGTTGAGCCAATTCACCCTGAGCTATCAGAGCCGCTACAAGAAATTCTTGGTAGTACATATGGACTCATTGTCTATCAAGAGCAGGTAATGGCTATTGCCCAGAAAGTTGCGGGCTTTACTCTCGGTCGCGCAGATTTACTTCGTAAGGCTATGGGTAAGAAGAATAAAGAGATTCTTGATAAGGAATACATCCCCTTTGAAGCTGGCATGAAAGAGAATGGCTTCTCAGTCAGCGCCATCAAACGTCTCTGGGAAGTTTTGATTCCCTTCTCTGATTACGCATTTAACCGCGCACACAGCGCCGGCTATGGCGTTGTCTCCTTCTGGACTGCATACCTGAAAGCAAATTACCCCACTGAATATATGGCTGCGCTATTAACAAGTGTGCGCGATGATAAAGATAAATCCGCGCTCTATCTCTCTGAGTGTCGCCGTATGGGAATCAAAGTCCTGCCACCTGATGTCAATGAATCTGATGCTGAATACACACCACGTGGAGTAGATATTCGCTTTGGCCTTGCTGCGATTCGTAATGTGGGCGAGGGTGTTGTTGCTTCAGTGAAAGCATCACGCGCCAGCAAAGGTGCCTTTACATCATTTGGTGATTTCCTTGCCAAAGTTGATGCCAACGTCTGCAATAAGAAGACTATTGAATCCCTGATTAAGGCCGGTGCATTTGATTCACTTGAGCATCCACGTAAGGGGCTGATGGCAATACACCTGGAGGCAATTGATTCAGTGATTGAGACTAAGCGCGCTGAAGCAATTGGTCAGTTTGATCTCTTTGGTGGAGATTCAATTTCGCAAGTGGCAAGTCTTGATATTGAGATTCCGGCAACTGAATGGGATAAGTCAACACTTCTTACCTTTGAGCGCGAGATGTTAGGTCTCTATGTTTCAGATCATCCACTTCTTGGCGTGGAACATGTGTTGCGATCACATACAGATATGACTATTAGCCAACTTCTGGAAGATGGACCACAAGATGGCATGGTCACCATCGGTGGATTGATTACAGGTATCCAGCGCAAAGTCTCACGGCAGGGCGCTTCATGGGCTGTTGTTAACGTTGAAGATCTTGAAGGAGCTATCGAAGTTCTCTTCTTCTCCAATACCTATAACCAATATGCGCTCTCTCTTACTGAAGATCGCGTTGTTGTTGTTCGCGGACGCTTCTCTCGCACAGATGAACAAGTGCGATTTACTGCACTTGAAATGAAGATGCCAGATATCTCAGCAGCTCCGATGGGACCGCTTTTGATCTCACTTCCGGCTGCACAAGTAACTCCACCTATTGTCGATCGCATCAAGGAAATCTTGCGTTCACATCCTGGAAAGCGTGAAGTGCATCTTCAAGTCATTGATCAGCAGAAGTCGACAACGATGAAAATTGATGCACTCGTCACATCTTCGCCAAGTTTGAGCGCAGATCTCAAGGCGATACTTGGCCCAGACTGTTTGGTTCGCATCTAA
- the ileS gene encoding isoleucine--tRNA ligase, whose amino-acid sequence MSSPFRAIPAAIDLPAMEHSILDFWRENDIFHKSTESRAGGTPWTFYEGPPTANGMPGTHHIEARVFKDVFPRYQTMKGKYVTRKAGWDCHGLPVEIAVEKELGFAGKGDIEKYGIAPFNDKCRESVTRHVDAFTTMTERMGFWVDFDQAYWTMAPEYVESVWWSLKEIWKKGLLVQDHRVAPYCPRCGTGLSDHELSQGYETVTDPSVFVRFPATSGELAELKASFLVWTTTPWTLVSNTAVAVHPDVDYVVVKATVEEVSEVLVVAQPLLSKVAGEHEILKTIKGKDLERTTYKRPFDYLDIPDSHFIVLATYVTTEDGTGLVHQSPAFGADDLLVCRSYGLPVVNPIAPDGTFLAETPVVGGMFFKEADKPLVKDLKASGALYKHQPYEHEYPHCWRCHTALIYYAQPSWYIRTTSIKDELIRENQKTDWHPETIKTGRYGDWLNNNIDWALSRNRYWGTPLPIWRCENKHEVCVDSLKELGSLAGQELSNLDPHRPFVDDITFACAECSSTMTRVPEVIDCWYDSGAMPFAQWGYPHKPGSVEKFKAAYPADFICEAIDQTRGWFYTLMTIGTLVFDESSYKSVLCLGHILDKDGRKMSKHLGNVLEPISLMDQHGADAVRWYMLAAGSPWSARRVGHDAISDVVRKTLLTYWNTISFHALYAEASNFNLSQSPALKDRSMMDQWIISELNALIADVDKSYNDFDSQNAGKVLARFIDDLSNWYVRRSRRRFWDGDVAALATLHECLTTVTQLLAPMVPFIAEHTWQVLVRPADSGAAASVHLTDFPVSNSSLVDTKLNEQVAMTRRVVELGRAARAESAIKIRQPLQRALISAQGWSSLPTDMKEQISDELNVLDLQDIADADGDLVDISVKANFKSLGAKYGKAVQDVAKLIAATDATALVKGLRTSGSATLGDFSIDLDDLVVTEVPKSGWMVASHDGESVALDLALTPELIASGQVREVIRLIQERRKSDGFDISDRISVRWNAPAELVATITASASHIADEVLALSFEHDSSVAQEENELGVGVVLKKA is encoded by the coding sequence ATGTCATCACCATTTCGCGCAATCCCTGCCGCGATCGATCTTCCTGCAATGGAACATTCGATTCTAGATTTCTGGCGCGAGAATGACATCTTCCATAAGAGCACTGAATCTCGCGCTGGTGGAACTCCTTGGACTTTTTATGAAGGCCCTCCCACCGCAAATGGAATGCCCGGCACACACCATATTGAGGCGCGCGTATTTAAGGATGTATTTCCTCGCTATCAAACAATGAAGGGCAAATACGTCACACGTAAAGCCGGGTGGGATTGTCACGGACTTCCTGTTGAGATTGCAGTAGAGAAGGAACTTGGTTTTGCAGGCAAAGGCGATATCGAAAAATATGGCATCGCACCATTTAACGATAAGTGCCGCGAATCTGTAACCCGTCACGTTGATGCATTTACCACTATGACAGAGCGTATGGGCTTCTGGGTTGATTTCGATCAAGCCTATTGGACGATGGCTCCAGAATATGTGGAGAGCGTCTGGTGGAGTTTGAAAGAGATTTGGAAGAAAGGTCTTCTCGTTCAAGACCATCGCGTTGCACCATATTGCCCTCGTTGTGGGACAGGTCTTTCAGACCACGAACTTTCACAAGGATATGAAACTGTTACTGATCCATCTGTCTTCGTTCGCTTTCCTGCAACATCAGGAGAGCTAGCAGAACTCAAAGCATCCTTCCTCGTGTGGACAACAACTCCATGGACACTTGTCTCAAATACCGCAGTCGCTGTCCACCCTGATGTGGATTACGTAGTTGTGAAGGCAACTGTTGAAGAAGTAAGTGAAGTCCTTGTTGTTGCCCAACCGCTTCTTTCCAAGGTTGCAGGCGAGCATGAAATCCTTAAGACCATCAAGGGTAAAGATCTGGAGCGCACCACATATAAGCGCCCCTTTGATTACCTTGATATTCCAGATTCGCACTTCATCGTCCTTGCAACATATGTGACTACTGAAGATGGAACAGGACTCGTTCATCAATCCCCCGCATTCGGAGCAGATGACTTACTTGTATGTCGCTCCTATGGACTACCTGTTGTAAATCCCATTGCACCAGATGGAACTTTTCTTGCAGAGACTCCTGTTGTGGGTGGAATGTTCTTTAAGGAGGCAGATAAGCCTTTGGTAAAGGACCTCAAAGCATCAGGTGCGCTCTATAAGCACCAGCCATACGAGCACGAATATCCACATTGCTGGCGCTGTCACACGGCACTTATCTATTACGCACAACCTTCTTGGTATATCCGCACAACTTCAATCAAAGATGAATTGATCCGCGAAAACCAGAAGACTGATTGGCATCCAGAGACAATCAAAACTGGTCGCTATGGTGATTGGCTCAATAACAATATCGACTGGGCTCTTTCTCGTAATCGTTATTGGGGAACTCCCCTTCCCATCTGGCGCTGTGAAAATAAGCATGAAGTTTGTGTTGATTCACTCAAAGAGTTGGGATCCCTTGCCGGCCAAGAGCTCAGCAACCTTGATCCTCACCGTCCCTTTGTCGATGACATTACCTTTGCATGTGCTGAGTGTTCATCAACAATGACTCGCGTTCCTGAAGTCATTGACTGCTGGTATGACTCAGGTGCAATGCCTTTTGCACAGTGGGGCTATCCACATAAGCCAGGTTCTGTTGAGAAGTTCAAGGCTGCATACCCTGCTGACTTCATCTGTGAAGCAATCGATCAGACCCGCGGTTGGTTCTATACCTTGATGACTATTGGAACTCTCGTCTTTGATGAAAGTTCTTATAAGAGCGTTCTCTGCCTTGGCCACATCCTTGATAAAGATGGTCGCAAGATGAGTAAGCACTTAGGCAATGTTCTTGAACCAATTTCCCTTATGGATCAACATGGCGCAGATGCTGTCCGTTGGTACATGCTCGCAGCTGGCTCTCCATGGTCTGCACGCCGCGTGGGCCACGATGCAATCTCTGATGTTGTGCGCAAAACGCTTCTGACTTACTGGAACACCATCTCCTTCCATGCACTCTATGCAGAAGCTTCTAACTTCAATCTTTCACAGAGTCCAGCACTGAAAGATCGATCCATGATGGATCAGTGGATTATCAGTGAACTCAATGCCCTCATTGCAGATGTCGATAAGTCCTATAACGACTTTGACTCACAGAATGCAGGAAAGGTCTTAGCTCGCTTTATCGATGACTTATCAAATTGGTATGTGCGACGCTCGCGCCGGCGATTCTGGGATGGCGATGTTGCAGCCCTTGCCACCTTGCATGAGTGCCTGACAACAGTGACGCAACTTCTTGCGCCCATGGTTCCCTTCATCGCAGAGCACACATGGCAGGTATTAGTACGTCCTGCAGATTCTGGAGCTGCGGCATCTGTTCACCTCACAGATTTCCCAGTTTCCAATTCATCCCTTGTTGATACCAAACTCAATGAACAAGTAGCAATGACAAGACGTGTTGTAGAACTTGGACGCGCAGCTCGCGCAGAATCTGCCATCAAGATTCGCCAGCCTCTCCAGCGTGCACTCATCTCAGCACAAGGATGGTCATCACTGCCAACAGATATGAAGGAACAGATCTCTGATGAGCTCAATGTTCTTGATCTTCAAGATATTGCCGATGCAGATGGAGATCTCGTTGATATCTCAGTCAAAGCAAACTTCAAATCACTCGGTGCTAAATACGGCAAAGCTGTGCAGGATGTTGCAAAGCTGATTGCCGCAACGGATGCGACAGCTCTTGTGAAGGGGCTTCGCACCTCAGGCTCAGCCACACTCGGTGATTTTTCCATCGACCTCGATGATCTTGTTGTGACAGAAGTTCCAAAGAGTGGCTGGATGGTTGCAAGTCATGATGGGGAAAGCGTTGCTCTCGATCTTGCACTCACCCCAGAGCTGATTGCATCAGGCCAGGTTCGCGAAGTAATCAGACTTATTCAAGAGCGTCGCAAGAGTGATGGCTTTGATATCTCAGATCGCATATCAGTCCGATGGAATGCACCTGCTGAATTAGTAGCAACGATTACAGCTAGCGCATCCCACATTGCAGATGAAGTTCTTGCCCTCTCCTTTGAACACGATTCTTCCGTGGCGCAAGAAGAGAATGAACTTGGCGTGGGAGTTGTGCTGAAAAAAGCTTAG
- a CDS encoding RluA family pseudouridine synthase has product MTRELRQLTVPEGVAGERIDSALTRVLGLSRTSIVKLLEDGDITTDNRAMQKSDRVAAGQLIEVLMPAPVNQDPIPLTPLEGLTVVYNDDDIVVIDKPVGCAAHPSPGWMGPTVVGALMAAGYTISTSGPAERAGVVHRLDAGTSGLMIIAKTENSYLKLKEMFRAHDVEKTYHALVQGHMDPSTGTIDAPIDRHPKEDHRFAVVATGKESITHYEVIEYYRSVSLVKVELETGRTHQIRVHFSALGHPLVGDTTYGADPVLGKKMKMSRPWLHALELRFNHPINGNPLVLTAPYPADLQASLALLSDAVLP; this is encoded by the coding sequence ATGACACGAGAACTCAGACAGTTAACTGTCCCTGAAGGCGTTGCAGGTGAGCGCATTGATAGCGCTTTGACGCGCGTTCTGGGTCTGTCTCGTACATCTATCGTCAAACTTCTCGAAGATGGTGATATCACTACAGATAATCGCGCCATGCAGAAGTCAGATCGCGTTGCAGCAGGCCAACTCATTGAAGTATTGATGCCAGCTCCTGTGAATCAAGATCCGATTCCACTGACTCCACTTGAGGGACTCACTGTTGTCTATAACGATGATGACATTGTGGTTATTGATAAGCCTGTGGGGTGCGCAGCGCACCCAAGTCCAGGATGGATGGGACCCACCGTTGTTGGCGCTCTCATGGCAGCCGGTTACACAATCTCCACATCAGGACCTGCTGAGCGCGCTGGAGTAGTTCATCGCCTCGATGCAGGAACTTCTGGCTTGATGATCATTGCTAAGACGGAAAACTCATATTTGAAATTGAAAGAGATGTTTCGTGCACATGATGTGGAGAAGACTTATCACGCACTTGTTCAGGGACATATGGATCCTTCGACAGGAACGATTGATGCACCGATTGATCGCCATCCGAAGGAAGATCATCGCTTTGCAGTTGTGGCAACAGGCAAAGAGAGCATTACTCATTATGAAGTCATCGAGTATTACCGCTCTGTCTCCCTTGTAAAGGTTGAACTAGAGACTGGGCGCACACATCAGATTCGCGTGCACTTCTCAGCACTCGGCCATCCGCTGGTGGGGGATACGACATATGGAGCAGATCCTGTACTTGGTAAGAAGATGAAGATGTCTCGACCTTGGCTTCATGCTCTTGAACTTCGTTTCAACCATCCCATTAATGGAAATCCTCTTGTGCTCACAGCGCCATACCCAGCCGACCTCCAGGCATCTCTGGCGTTGCTATCGGATGCAGTTCTGCCTTAG
- a CDS encoding TraR/DksA family transcriptional regulator, with translation MPGKKVVKKAAKKAPAKKAPAKKVAKKTPAKKVAKKAVAKKAAKKAPAKKVAKKAPAKKSIPVKKAPVSKSHGRPFPSKIGKTTLTVDEKSQTVSVATVVAPSAAPVVEERRLVMPPPPRPVKSGKKVAPLKPIKAAPTPVTADANEAPWTAAELKSVRTEISSDLERLRHELAVVEREMDELIADSGEGAGDDQADSGTKTFEREHEMSLVINARDMVLQTERALERIDAKTYGNCEDCGSAIGKARLQVFPRATLCMICKQKEERR, from the coding sequence GTGCCAGGAAAAAAGGTAGTGAAGAAGGCGGCTAAGAAAGCCCCTGCCAAGAAGGCACCTGCAAAAAAGGTTGCAAAGAAGACTCCTGCGAAGAAAGTTGCAAAGAAAGCTGTAGCCAAGAAGGCAGCTAAGAAGGCGCCTGCAAAGAAGGTTGCCAAGAAAGCTCCTGCGAAGAAATCAATTCCCGTTAAGAAGGCGCCTGTATCTAAATCACATGGCCGTCCCTTCCCATCCAAGATTGGTAAGACAACTCTTACCGTTGATGAAAAGTCTCAGACAGTCTCAGTAGCAACTGTTGTTGCGCCATCTGCAGCCCCGGTTGTTGAAGAGCGTCGTTTAGTAATGCCACCACCACCACGACCTGTGAAGAGTGGAAAGAAAGTTGCACCACTAAAGCCCATCAAGGCTGCGCCAACACCTGTGACAGCTGATGCCAATGAAGCGCCATGGACAGCTGCTGAACTTAAATCAGTCCGCACAGAAATCTCTTCAGATCTTGAACGTCTGCGCCATGAACTTGCAGTTGTAGAACGCGAGATGGATGAGTTGATTGCTGATTCTGGTGAAGGTGCTGGAGATGACCAAGCAGATTCAGGAACGAAGACATTCGAACGCGAACACGAGATGTCACTTGTTATTAATGCCCGTGACATGGTGCTGCAGACAGAGCGCGCTCTTGAGCGCATCGATGCCAAGACATATGGAAATTGTGAAGATTGTGGATCAGCAATTGGTAAGGCACGTCTTCAGGTATTTCCTCGCGCAACCTTGTGCATGATCTGCAAGCAGAAGGAAGAGCGGCGCTAA
- the hisD gene encoding histidinol dehydrogenase encodes MIRTVDLRGKTLDKAGYQGELPRAKLDVAQAMTLIEPILRRVQNGAEADLIALAQEFDGVTPPSIRVPQSALDSALAQLDPAIRKALEVSAERIRRVHNDQVRTETRTTVVDGGVVTEKWIPVDRVGLYVPGGRAVYPSSVLMNVIPAQIAKVQSIAVASPPQKEFGGLPHPTILATCALLGITEVYAVGGAQAIALFGYGMKGVAQKCDLVTGPGNIYVAAAKRALRGVIGIDSEAGPTEIAILADESALAADVAADLISQAEHDVIAAAVLVTTSTQLAKEVEAELEKRVAVTKHSERIRSALTGIQSAIALVDSIEQGLDVVNAYAAEHLEIQTRSASRDAQQVRNAGAVFIGRFSPVSLGDYSAGSNHVLPTGGCACHSSGLSVQTFLRGLHFIEYDKKAFTDILETVVTLANSEDLPAHGEAMTARLENL; translated from the coding sequence GTGATTCGAACCGTTGACCTCCGTGGAAAGACTCTTGATAAAGCTGGTTATCAAGGCGAGCTTCCACGCGCCAAACTTGATGTGGCGCAGGCGATGACTCTTATCGAACCGATTCTGCGACGTGTTCAAAACGGTGCTGAGGCAGATCTGATTGCACTTGCTCAAGAGTTTGATGGAGTTACACCACCATCAATTCGAGTTCCACAGTCAGCCCTTGATTCAGCACTTGCCCAGCTCGATCCTGCAATTCGCAAGGCACTTGAAGTATCCGCCGAGAGAATTCGCAGAGTTCACAACGATCAAGTGCGTACCGAGACTCGCACCACTGTTGTCGATGGTGGAGTTGTTACTGAGAAATGGATTCCTGTTGATCGCGTGGGGCTCTATGTCCCAGGTGGTCGCGCCGTCTATCCAAGTAGCGTGTTAATGAATGTCATTCCGGCTCAGATTGCGAAGGTGCAGAGCATCGCTGTTGCATCTCCTCCACAGAAAGAATTCGGCGGACTTCCTCACCCAACAATTCTTGCAACGTGCGCTCTTCTTGGTATTACTGAGGTTTATGCAGTGGGGGGAGCGCAGGCGATTGCTCTCTTTGGTTATGGAATGAAGGGTGTTGCACAAAAGTGTGATCTTGTGACAGGTCCAGGCAATATCTATGTTGCAGCAGCCAAGCGAGCACTTCGTGGCGTTATTGGAATTGATTCAGAGGCAGGTCCGACTGAGATTGCCATCCTTGCTGATGAGAGTGCACTAGCTGCCGATGTTGCAGCAGATCTTATAAGCCAAGCAGAACACGATGTGATTGCAGCAGCTGTATTAGTTACTACATCGACTCAATTGGCTAAGGAAGTGGAAGCAGAACTTGAGAAGCGAGTTGCTGTAACTAAACACTCCGAGCGTATTCGTTCTGCTCTTACTGGAATTCAATCTGCTATCGCACTCGTTGATTCCATCGAACAAGGACTCGATGTTGTGAACGCATATGCGGCAGAGCACTTAGAGATTCAGACTCGTAGCGCATCCCGCGATGCCCAGCAGGTCCGCAATGCTGGAGCAGTATTTATCGGACGCTTCTCACCAGTTTCACTTGGTGATTACTCTGCCGGTTCCAACCACGTTCTCCCAACAGGCGGTTGTGCATGCCACAGCAGTGGTTTATCTGTTCAAACTTTCTTACGCGGTCTTCACTTTATTGAGTATGACAAGAAGGCGTTCACCGACATTCTCGAGACTGTCGTGACTCTTGCAAACTCTGAAGATCTCCCCGCACACGGTGAAGCGATGACTGCGCGATTGGAAAATCTATGA